Genomic DNA from Spiroplasma alleghenense:
GAAGCTCGCCTTAATTTCTGAATTTCAAGAAATTTTGTCCTCGTAATTTTTTTTAGAAATATATAGTCAAAAACCATTAATATTAGTTTTATTTTCATTGCAAATTGAATGGGTAGCGACTAAATTTGAAGAATTATGATTATTAACATTTCCGTCAACTCAATCAATATTCCACCCCTTCATACCAGGTTCTGGTTCTTTTGTGTTCATATCTTTAAATTTCAGAATGTCATCACAAATGTAGCACATTCTATTTTTTTCTTTATCCAAATTATTGAAGCTAATTGCATTTTCTCAAGCTATATTAAATTTTTCCATTTTTTTACCTCGTTATTATTATATCATAATTGATATTTTCAATAAAACTCAAAATTATTATTTGAAAAATAAAAGTAAAAGAAGCTCTATAGAGCTTCTTGTTTTTTTAAAAAAGTTACCAATTAATAAATTAATCAGATTTGTATAGATTGTTTTCTTGCCTTTTTTTCTAGTCTTCTTCTGAAAAGGGTGCGTCCTTAGCTCTTTTTCAACCAAAAGTTCTACCCGTCTTATTTCTTAAAGATTCAGGGCCTTTAGTTTGATAATTAATGCAAGCGTTTCTTGCAGCAGAGTAAGAAACTTTATACATTTCAACAAGATCTTTCAAAGGAACGTTATCTTCAAAATGTTTTTTTACCATCTCTAATTTTTGCTCATAACTCAAAATATTAGACTTATTTCCTTGGTGATTCGCCACAAAATTACTCCTTTCTTTTTTTACAATCTATTTATATAATAAACGATTTTTTTTAATTTTTTACAATAAGTGCAATTTAAATAGAAAAAAGTGCTAAAATTTAGTGTTAAAAGAGGATAAATTAACTTATTAGTTGAATAATAATTAAATAGGAATAGAATAAATATCAAG
This window encodes:
- a CDS encoding helix-turn-helix domain-containing protein, producing the protein MANHQGNKSNILSYEQKLEMVKKHFEDNVPLKDLVEMYKVSYSAARNACINYQTKGPESLRNKTGRTFGWKRAKDAPFSEED